The proteins below come from a single Triticum aestivum cultivar Chinese Spring chromosome 5D, IWGSC CS RefSeq v2.1, whole genome shotgun sequence genomic window:
- the LOC123120611 gene encoding pre-mRNA-splicing factor 38 — protein MANRTDPLARSIHGTNPQNLVEKIVRAKIYQSNYWKEQCFGLTAETLVDKAMELDHTGGTHGGNRRPTPFLCLALKMLQIQPDKEIVVEFIKNEDYKYVRVLGAFYLRLTGTVADVYQYLEPLYNDYRKIRQKLSDGKFTLTHVDEFIDELLTKDYSCDTALPRIQKRWILEASGTLEPRRSALEDDFEEEEEDKEDGQPMDVDEPNTHEKDHLRGRSPTKERDRERERDRDRKHERHHRDRDHDRDRDHGDYGRGRERDRDRDRGRERDRERDRERDRHRIRDDDYNRDRDRDGRERERRDRDRGRHRSRSRSRSRDRRERDREVGELRKRRGRGSASPPRGRADDGPREEPKKRKEKKEKKGSGKGPDPNDPEIIEMNKLRASIGLGPLK, from the exons ATGGCGAACCGCACGGACCCCCTGGCCCGGAGCATCCACGGCACCAACCCACAGAACCTGGTGGAGAAGATCGTGCGGGCTAAGATCTACCAGAGCAACTACTGGAAGGAGCAGTGCTTCGGCCTCACGGCGGAGACCCTCGTCGACAAGGCCATGGAGCTCGACCACACCGGCGGCACCCACGGCGGCAACCGCAGGCCGACCCCCTTCCTCTGCCTCGCCCTCAAGATGCTCCAGATCCAGCCCGACAAGGAAATCGTCGTCGAGTTCATCAAGAACGAGGACTACAA GTATGTCCGGGTTCTTGGGGCCTTCTACCTGCGCCTCACTGGCACCGTCGCCGACGTTTACCAGTACCTCGAGCCGCTCTACAACGACTACCGCAAGATTAGGCAAAAGCTCAGCGATGGAA AATTCACGCTGACACACGTTGACGAATTCATTGACGAGCTCCTGACCAAGGACTATAGCTGCGACACTGCCCTCCCCCGCATTCAGAAAAG ATGGATCCTTGAAGCTTCTGGAACTCTAGAACCTAGAAGAAGTGCACTTGAAGACGATtttgaggaagaggaggaagataaGGAGGATGGACAGCCTATGGACGTAGATGAGCCTAACACTCATGAAAAG GACCATCTTCGTGGAAGAAGCCCCACCAAAGAACGCGACAGGGAAAGGGAGAGGGACAGAGACAGGAAACACGAAAGGCATCACAG GGACCGAGATCATGACAGAGATCGGGATCACGGGGACTATGGAAGAGGCCGGGAAAGAGATCGAGACAGAGATAGAGGCCGtgaaagagatagagagagggatAGGGAACGAGACCGTCACCGCATCAGAGATGATGACTACAACCGAGATCGTGACCGGGATGGCAGGGAAAGGGAACGCCGGGACAGAGACCGTGGCAGGCACAGGAGCCGCTCAAGGAGCAGAAGCCGGGATCGGCGTGAAAGAGACCGTGAAGTGGGAGAGCTCCGTAAGAGACGTGGCCGTGGTAGTGCCAGTCCTCCTCGAGGGCGTGCCGATGATGGTCCGAGGGAGGAGCCTaagaagagaaaggaaaagaaagagaagaagggCAGCGGGAAGGGTCCAGATCCTAATGATCCAGAGATTATAGAGATGAACAAGCTGCGCGCATCGATAGGGTTGGGACCACTGAAGTAA
- the LOC123120610 gene encoding RNA pseudouridine synthase 4, mitochondrial isoform X1, producing MTTRMAALLLLRRLAAGGAVTRLQQPYAGLATAAARQDALDATGEESGRPDKGNKNRWMELPPFAPVDAAAAARAIFRGQGGDEIEGNSNSTAIRWVRRCCPHLPASLVQKLFRLRKVKKNAVTAETSSTDASAEQFRLRRVSAKDHLVPGDTLFLPVNIQESPVAEKARKFDNRNEIDFLRSLEIYKDKAIIVVNKPPGMPVQGGVGIKNSIDVLAPMFEENSSDAPRLVHRLDRDCSGVLVLGRTQLSASILHAIFREKTADALADGTQQVLQRKYVALVMGTPRHPKGLLSAPLAKVLLQDGKSERLTVRAGPNTTSVQDALTEYRVIESCPRGFTWLELFPLTGRKHQLRVHCAEVLGTPIVGDYKYGRQAHQDWTPLPVPQTVDEELLRKQRLPFGLVLGGGSVAEEQPQLHLHCKQMMLPDISAAVQGLQSEDAERDFSGLEKLSFVAPLPLHMRLSWEVLKSVDK from the exons ATGACAACGAGAATGGCGGCGCTCCTCTTACTCCGAAGGCTGGCGGCCGGCGGCGCGGTTACAAGGCTGCAGCAACCGTACGCCGGCCTAGCCACCGCAGCAGCGAGGCAGGACGCTCTAGACGCTACCGGCGAGGAGAGCGGACGGCCGGACAAGGGGAACAAGAACCGCTGGATGGAGCTCCCGCCGTTCGCGCCGGTCGATGCCGCCGCCGCTGCGAGAGCCATTTTTCGAGGGCAGGGAGGAGATGAGATAGAAGGGAACTCCAACTCCACCGCCATCAGATGGGTCCGGCGATGCTGCCCCCACCTGCCGGCCTCGCTGGTGCAGAAGCTCTTCCGCCTACGCAAG GTTAAGAAGAATGCTGTGACTGCGGAGACATCTTCCACAGATGCTAGTGCTGAGCAATTCCGGTTGAGAAGG GTTTCGGCAAAAGATCACCTAGTACCTGGTGATACCCTCTTTCTACCTGTTAATATTCAAGAATCTCCTGTTGCTGAGAAGGCCAGGAAATTTGATAACAGGAATGAGATTGATTTTTTACGTAGCCTTGAGATTTACAAG GATAAAGCCATCATTGTGGTCAACAAACCCCCTGGAATGCCGGTTCAA GGTGGTGTTGGCATAAAAAACAGTATAGATGTGCTTGCCCCGATGTTCGAAGAAAATTCTTCTGACGCACCTCGCCTG GTCCACAGACTTGATAGGGATTGTAGCGGCGTCCTTGTTCTGGGTAGAACTCAACTTAGTGCTTCCATTTTGCATGCTATCTTTCGTGAGAAAACTGCTGATGCTTTAGCTGAT GGTACTCAACAAGTATTGCAACGAAAATATGTTGCACTTGTTATGGGAACACCTAGACATCCCAAGGGTTTACTCTCGGCTCCACTTGCGAAG gttttattacaagatggcaagtCTGAGCGTCTGACTGTTAGAGCTGGTCCAAATACTACATCTGTTCAGGATGCTTTGACAGAATACAGAGTGATTGAATCTTGCCCCCGAG GGTTCACTTGGTTGGAACTATTTCCTCTCACCGGAAGAAAGCATCAG CTCCGAGTCCACTGTGCAGAGGTTCTCGGAACGCCGATCGTAGGGGACTACAAGTACGGGCGTCAAGCGCACCAGGACTGGACGCCTCTCCCCGTGCCGCAAACCGTCGACGAGGAACTGCTCAGGAAGCAAAGGCTTCCCTTTGGTCTTGTCCTGGGCGGCGGGAGCGTCGCGGAGGAGCAGCCTCAGCTGCATCTGCACTGCAAGCAGATGATGCTCCCTGATATCTCAGCTGCCGTCCAAGGGTTGCAGTCTGAAGACGCCGAGCGTGACTTCTCGGGTCTCGAGAAGCTCAGCTTCGTTGCTCCATTGCCGCTGCACATGCGGCTGAGCTGGGAGGTTTTGAAGTCCGTTGACAAGTAA
- the LOC123120610 gene encoding RNA pseudouridine synthase 4, mitochondrial isoform X2, whose amino-acid sequence MTTRMAALLLLRRLAAGGAVTRLQQPYAGLATAAARQDALDATGEESGRPDKGNKNRWMELPPFAPVDAAAAARAIFRGQGGDEIEGNSNSTAIRWVRRCCPHLPASLVQKLFRLRKVKKNAVTAETSSTDASAEQFRLRRDKAIIVVNKPPGMPVQGGVGIKNSIDVLAPMFEENSSDAPRLVHRLDRDCSGVLVLGRTQLSASILHAIFREKTADALADGTQQVLQRKYVALVMGTPRHPKGLLSAPLAKVLLQDGKSERLTVRAGPNTTSVQDALTEYRVIESCPRGFTWLELFPLTGRKHQLRVHCAEVLGTPIVGDYKYGRQAHQDWTPLPVPQTVDEELLRKQRLPFGLVLGGGSVAEEQPQLHLHCKQMMLPDISAAVQGLQSEDAERDFSGLEKLSFVAPLPLHMRLSWEVLKSVDK is encoded by the exons ATGACAACGAGAATGGCGGCGCTCCTCTTACTCCGAAGGCTGGCGGCCGGCGGCGCGGTTACAAGGCTGCAGCAACCGTACGCCGGCCTAGCCACCGCAGCAGCGAGGCAGGACGCTCTAGACGCTACCGGCGAGGAGAGCGGACGGCCGGACAAGGGGAACAAGAACCGCTGGATGGAGCTCCCGCCGTTCGCGCCGGTCGATGCCGCCGCCGCTGCGAGAGCCATTTTTCGAGGGCAGGGAGGAGATGAGATAGAAGGGAACTCCAACTCCACCGCCATCAGATGGGTCCGGCGATGCTGCCCCCACCTGCCGGCCTCGCTGGTGCAGAAGCTCTTCCGCCTACGCAAG GTTAAGAAGAATGCTGTGACTGCGGAGACATCTTCCACAGATGCTAGTGCTGAGCAATTCCGGTTGAGAAGG GATAAAGCCATCATTGTGGTCAACAAACCCCCTGGAATGCCGGTTCAA GGTGGTGTTGGCATAAAAAACAGTATAGATGTGCTTGCCCCGATGTTCGAAGAAAATTCTTCTGACGCACCTCGCCTG GTCCACAGACTTGATAGGGATTGTAGCGGCGTCCTTGTTCTGGGTAGAACTCAACTTAGTGCTTCCATTTTGCATGCTATCTTTCGTGAGAAAACTGCTGATGCTTTAGCTGAT GGTACTCAACAAGTATTGCAACGAAAATATGTTGCACTTGTTATGGGAACACCTAGACATCCCAAGGGTTTACTCTCGGCTCCACTTGCGAAG gttttattacaagatggcaagtCTGAGCGTCTGACTGTTAGAGCTGGTCCAAATACTACATCTGTTCAGGATGCTTTGACAGAATACAGAGTGATTGAATCTTGCCCCCGAG GGTTCACTTGGTTGGAACTATTTCCTCTCACCGGAAGAAAGCATCAG CTCCGAGTCCACTGTGCAGAGGTTCTCGGAACGCCGATCGTAGGGGACTACAAGTACGGGCGTCAAGCGCACCAGGACTGGACGCCTCTCCCCGTGCCGCAAACCGTCGACGAGGAACTGCTCAGGAAGCAAAGGCTTCCCTTTGGTCTTGTCCTGGGCGGCGGGAGCGTCGCGGAGGAGCAGCCTCAGCTGCATCTGCACTGCAAGCAGATGATGCTCCCTGATATCTCAGCTGCCGTCCAAGGGTTGCAGTCTGAAGACGCCGAGCGTGACTTCTCGGGTCTCGAGAAGCTCAGCTTCGTTGCTCCATTGCCGCTGCACATGCGGCTGAGCTGGGAGGTTTTGAAGTCCGTTGACAAGTAA
- the LOC123120612 gene encoding triacylglycerol lipase 1, producing the protein MAVPGGGAAAALALTLLLLLRSCVSGATHASSALRHAVPRGDAGGGLCGQLLLPLGYPCTEHTVETDDGFLLSLQHIPHGKNGVPDNTGPPVFLQHGLFQGGDTWFINSAEQSLGYILADNGFDVWIGNVRGTRWSKGHSTFTVHDKLFWDWSWQELAEYDLLAMLSYVYTVRQSKILYVGHSQGTIMGLAAFTLPEITKMISAAALLCPISYLDHVSASFVLRAVGMHLDQMLLTMGFHQLNFRSDMGVQIVDSICDDGHVDCNDLLSSITGENCCFNGSRIDHYLEYEPHPSSTKNLHHLFQMIRKGTFARYDYGLWGNLRRYGKLSPPPFDLSSIPESLPMWMGYGGLDALADVTDVARTVKELRSTPELLYISGYGHIDFVMSVKAKDDVYVDLMQFLRLRANGSLHSSY; encoded by the exons ATGGCGGTCCCAGGAGGAGGTGCCGCCGCCGCGCTCGCCctgaccctcctcctcctcctccgctcctgCGTTTCCGGCGCGACCCACGCCTCCTCCGCCCTCCGCCACGCCGTGCCGCGCGGCGACGCCGGCGGCGGACTCTGCGGGCAGCTGCTCCTGCCGCTGGGCTACCCGTGCACCGAGCACACC GTTGAAACAGATGATGGCTTTCTTTTGTCTCTTCAGCATATTCCACATGGCAAAAATGGAGTTCCAGATAATACTGGACCTCCAGTTTTTCTTCAACATGGTCTTTTTCAG GGAGGAGATACATGGTTCATAAATTCTGCTGAACAGTCGCTTGGATATATCCTTGCTGATAATGGGTTCGATGTTTGGATTGGAAATGTTCGTGGAACACGTTGGAGTAAAGGCCATTCAACTTTCACTGTGCATGATAAG CTTTTCTGGGATTGGAGCTGGCAAGAGCTTGCTGAATATGATCTTCTGGCAATGTTAAGCTACGTGTATACAGTTAGGCAGTCCAAAATTTTGTATGTGGGGCATTCACAG GGAACTATTATGGGTTTGGCTGCTTTTACATTGCCTGAAATCACAAAGATGATTAGCGCTGCTGCACTTCTTTGTCCAATTTCTTACCTTGATCATGTTAGTGCTAGTTTTGTTCTCAGAGCAGTTGGCATGCATCTTGACCAG ATGCTTCTTACCATGGGCTTCCATCAGCTGAACTTCCGGAG CGATATGGGAGTTCAAATAGTAGATTCTATATGCGATGATGGACATGTGGACTGCAACGATTTGCTGTCTTCAATAACAG GGGAAAATTGTTGCTTCAATGGATCACGGATTGACCATTACTTGGAGTACGAACCTCATCCATCTTCAACTAAAAACTTGCATCATCTTTTTCAGA TGATCAGGAAAGGCACTTTCGCAAGGTACGACTACGGATTGTGGGGAAACCTAAGGCGCTACGGTAAGCTGTCGCCCCCTCCGTTTGACCTAAGCAGCATACCGGAATCACTGCCGATGTGGATGGGGTACGGTGGTCTTGATGCATTGGCTGATGTTACTGATGTCGCGCGTACCGTCAAAGAGCTGAGATCTACGCCAGAACTGCTATACATTAGTGGCTATGGCCACATTGATTTCGTCATGAGCGTGAAGGCCaaagatgatgtttatgtcgactTGATGCAGTTCCTTCGCCTTAGGGCAAATGGATCATTGCACAGTAGCTACTAG